Proteins encoded in a region of the Ranitomeya imitator isolate aRanImi1 chromosome 9, aRanImi1.pri, whole genome shotgun sequence genome:
- the FCSK gene encoding L-fucose kinase isoform X1 has product MDVNTDWTVLVLTCQHKDSVQAFHRELEIRQRQGILPSDTLILTVEDPQAHVGSGGATLNALLVAAEHLSARAGYTVVSSDVLQGARLLILHTGRDFLFDDCGRGFTALPVENSQMAVDAVTCNVDSLLSTLRHQLCPDSPPGVWICSTDMTLTLQSKPQINWMQFRGARVISLPGTPEYAKDHGVYLADKQGIVRNIVYRGSSEQIRACLLDGQHVPLVSGIVFLSTETAERFLCALAAAPLDGCTYQGVDSGAEPLEVSLFLDVLMSMCHDVSEETFLSGSRHINQKLRNARSVLWKELHDLPLSLVYIPDGSYEYLSLRARDHIANLVRAASAGGDRSKMAHSSITHPDLVDDGSCVINSCLRGEVAVSRGSVIQNCHLQGPLSVGSGCLLTGIDDSASSALQGHYLKDVILQAHPIRVQSLPLTVYSLLGTDDHLQLPGEGGSPTFLNMPWRDFFDITGICADDLWGYGCSQERSVLSAPLFPVLHPSHSLGVGDVLWFLSPKNQNTQRQLQLWRSSWRMSWQQIRQHRDQERTLQARRELFFSQAQDKVRSVLCGREERSVMPIIRAAVLEGTHHQLLHTLDTVAATTDDAGVAARTLACVADLLGCMAGREGGLRSGPAANKAWAPAYRLLEEGNVTQGVKMLAEERQRWLHRPAMLIRAARHYEGAEQILIRRAVMSSFMFVSIDDKELPPQGRWVTAECPARIDMSGGWSDTPPITYEHGGAVVNVAVLVDGKRPIGARARRIPEPVLRLYSKSGPAGAEIHLQLTCGNLDDLQDYCQPQAPGALLKAAFICSGTVELTSDKSLSEQLAVRYRGGFELQTWSDLPHGSGLGTSSILAGAVMAVLYEASGRSVDAESLLHAVLHLEQVLTTGGGWQDQVGGLIPGVKIGRSAPELPLHVKVERLQVPDGFLETINQHLLLVYTGKTRLARNLLQDVLRNWYARLPAILQNVDALVTTAELCAESFCRGDLQLLGRCLSTYWRQKKCMAPGCEPLAVRRIMDTLEPHVHGQSLAGAGGGGYLYVLAKKPNQRDFLQNLLESTQGLERCSVHRVQVDTETVTVRLDQGM; this is encoded by the exons ATGGATGTGAACACGGACTGGACGGTTTTGGTTCTCACCTGTCAGCACAAGGACAGCGTCCAGGCTTTCCATAGAG AATTAGAGATCCGGCAGCGTCAGGGGATTCTTCCATCTGACACACTTATTCTGACTGTGGAAGACCCTCAGGCTCATGTGGGAAGTGGAGGGGCCACCCTGAATGCCCTCCTGGTGGCTGCAGAGCATCTGAGCGCCCGGGCTGGATACACG GTGGTTTCCTCTGATGTCCTCCAGGGCGCGCGGCTGCTCATCCTGCACACA GGTCGAGATTTCTTATTTGATGACTGTGGACGAGGTTTCACGGCTCTTCCTGTGGAGAATTCTCAGATGGCAGTGGACGCTGTCACCTGTAACGTGGACAGTCTGCTGAGCACACTGAGACACCAG CTGTGTCCCGACTCTCCTCCTGGTGTCTGGATCTGCAGTACGGACATGACCCTGACCCTTCAGTCGAAGCCAC AAATTAACTGGATGCAGTTTAGGGGGGCTCGTGTCATCTCGCTGCCGGGAACCCCAGAATATGCCAAGGACCACGGCGTGTACCTGGCAGATAAGCAG GGGATTGTGAGAAACATCGTTTACCGCGGCTCCAGCGAGCAGATCCGGGCCTGTCTCCTGGACGGTCAGCACGTTCCACTG GTGTCCGGCATCGTCTTCCTGTCCACAGAGACGGCGGAGCGTTTCCTCTGCGCTCTCGCTGCTGCTCCCCTGGACGGCTGCACATATCAGGGTGTGGACTCTGGCGCGGAGCCCCTGGAG GTGTCTCTGTTCCTGGACGTTCTGATGAGCATGTGTCATGATGTCAGCGAGGAGACGTTTCTGAGCGGCAGCCGTCACATCAACCAGAAGTTAAGAAACGCTCGCTCCGTCCTGTGGAAGGAGCTGCACGACCTCCCGCTGAGCCTGG TATACATCCCAGATGGCAGCTACGAGTATCTGTCCCTGCGTGCTCGAGATCACATCGCTAATCTGGTCAGAGCGGCCTCAGCAGGGGGCGACCGCAGCAAGATGGCGCACTCCTCGATTACG CATCCTGATCTGGTGGATGACGGAAGCTGCGTGATCAACAGCTGCCTGCGCGGAGAGGTGGCCGTGTCCCGGGGTAGCGTGATCCAGAACTGTCACCTACAG GGTCCGCTGAGTGTGGGCAGTGGGTGTCTCCTGACTGGGATTGATGACTCGGCTTCGTCAGCTCTTCAAGGCCATTACCTGAAGGACGTTATTCTCCAAGCACATCCCATCCGAGTCCAGTCTTTGCCACTGACTGTGTACAGCCTCCTGGGCACAGATGACCATCTGCAG CTCCCGGGTGAGGGCGGATCGCCCACGTTTCTCAATATGCCCTGGAGGGACTTCTTTGATATCACGGGGATCTG CGCGGACGACCTCTGGGGCTATGGGTGCAGCCAGGAGCGGAGCGTGTTATCTGCCCCCCTGTTCCCGGTCCTTCACCCCTCTCACAGCCTGGGGGTGGGAGACGTCTTGTGGTTCCTCAGTCCAAAGAACCAAAACACGCAGCGTCAACTTCAGCTGTGGCGCAGCTCCTGGCGCATGTCATGGCAGCAGATCCGGCAGCATCGTGACCAGGAGAGGACGCTACAGGCTCGCAGGGAGCTGTTCTTCAGCCAGGCCCAGGACAAGGTGCGGAGCGTTCTTTGTGGCAGGGAGGAGAGGAGTGTGATGCCCATCATCCGTGCGGCAGTGCTGGAGGGCACACACCACCAGCTGCTACACACCCTAGATACTG TAGCTGCCACGACTGATGACGCTGGGGTTGCGGCCCGGACTCTCGCATGTGTGGCCGACCTCCTGGGCTGTATGGCTGGCAGGGAAGGAGGACTGAGGAGCGGACCAGCAGCTAACAAGGCCTGGGCTCCTGCCTACCGGCTGCTGGAAGAAGGCAACGTCACGCAAGGTGTGAAGATGCTGGCTGAAGAGCGGCAGCGGTGGCTGCACAG ACCTGCAATGTTGATCCGCGCTGCCCGACATTATGAAGGAGCGGAGCAGATCCTAATTCGCAGAGCGGTGATGTCTTCCTTCATGTTTGTATCTATTGATGATAAGGAGCTTCCACCTCAGGGCCGGTGGGTGACTGCAGAGTGTCCGGCGCGCATCGATATGTCTG GAGGCTGGAGCGACACTCCTCCCATCACATATGAGCATGGTGGGGCGGTGGTCAATGTGGCTGTGCTGGTGGATGGTAAAAGGCCAATTGGCGCCCGAGCTCGGCGGATACCGGAGCCCGTGCTGCGTCTGTACAGTAAGAGCGGCCCTGCAGGAGCAGAAATCCATCTGCAGCTGACTTGTGGGAACCTCGATGATCTGCAGGATTACTGCCAGCCACAGGCGCCAG GAGCATTACTGAAAGCCGCATTCATCTGCTCGGGGACGGTGGAGCTGACGAGCGACAAGTCCTTGTCTGAACAACTCGCTGTGCGCTATCGTGGCGGGTTTGAGCTGCAGACGTGGTCTGATCTTCCCCACGGATCCGGTCTGG GCACAAGCAGCATCCTTGCCGGGGCAGTAATGGCCGTGCTGTACGAGGCTTCTGGGCGGTCGGTGGATGCAGAATCcctgctccatgctgttctccatcTGGAGCAGGTGCTCACCACAG GTGGCGGCTGGCAGGACCAGGTTGGAGGACTGATTCCAGGAGTGAAGATCGGCCGCTCAGCTCCAGAACTTCCTCTCCATGTAAAAGTCGAGCGGCTTCAGGTACCTGATGGGTTTTTGGAGACGATAAACCAACATCTTCTGCTTGTGTACACGGGGAAGACGCGCCTGGCCCGCAACCTGCTGCAG GATGTGCTCCGCAACTGGTACGCTCGCCTCCCCGCCATCCTGCAGAACGTGGACGCCCTGGTGACCACGGCCGAGCTCTGTGCAGAGTCCTTCTGCAGGG GGGACTTGCAGCTGCTTGGACGCTGTCTCTCCACATACTGGCGCCAGAAGAAGTGCATGGCCCCCGGCTGTGAGCCCCTGGCAGTACGGCGGATAATGGACACGCTGGAGCCGCATGTGCACGGGCAGAGTCTGGCGGGGGCGGGCGGAGGCGGCTATCTCTACGTACTGGCcaagaagccaaaccagagagacttCCTGCAGAACTTGCTGGAGAGCACCCAG GGCCTGGAGAGATGTAGCGTCCACAGGGTACAAGTGGACACAGAGACCGTCACAGTCCGGCTGGATCAAGGCATGTGA
- the FCSK gene encoding L-fucose kinase isoform X2, translating to MDVNTDWTVLVLTCQHKDSVQAFHRELEIRQRQGILPSDTLILTVEDPQAHVGSGGATLNALLVAAEHLSARAGYTVVSSDVLQGARLLILHTGRDFLFDDCGRGFTALPVENSQMAVDAVTCNVDSLLSTLRHQLCPDSPPGVWICSTDMTLTLQSKPQINWMQFRGARVISLPGTPEYAKDHGVYLADKQGIVRNIVYRGSSEQIRACLLDGQHVPLVSGIVFLSTETAERFLCALAAAPLDGCTYQGVDSGAEPLEVSLFLDVLMSMCHDVSEETFLSGSRHINQKLRNARSVLWKELHDLPLSLVYIPDGSYEYLSLRARDHIANLVRAASAGGDRSKMAHSSITHPDLVDDGSCVINSCLRGEVAVSRGSVIQNCHLQGPLSVGSGCLLTGIDDSASSALQGHYLKDVILQAHPIRVQSLPLTVYSLLGTDDHLQLPGEGGSPTFLNMPWRDFFDITGICADDLWGYGCSQERSVLSAPLFPVLHPSHSLGVGDVLWFLSPKNQNTQRQLQLWRSSWRMSWQQIRQHRDQERTLQARRELFFSQAQDKVRSVLCGREERSVMPIIRAAVLEGTHHQLLHTLDTAATTDDAGVAARTLACVADLLGCMAGREGGLRSGPAANKAWAPAYRLLEEGNVTQGVKMLAEERQRWLHRPAMLIRAARHYEGAEQILIRRAVMSSFMFVSIDDKELPPQGRWVTAECPARIDMSGGWSDTPPITYEHGGAVVNVAVLVDGKRPIGARARRIPEPVLRLYSKSGPAGAEIHLQLTCGNLDDLQDYCQPQAPGALLKAAFICSGTVELTSDKSLSEQLAVRYRGGFELQTWSDLPHGSGLGTSSILAGAVMAVLYEASGRSVDAESLLHAVLHLEQVLTTGGGWQDQVGGLIPGVKIGRSAPELPLHVKVERLQVPDGFLETINQHLLLVYTGKTRLARNLLQDVLRNWYARLPAILQNVDALVTTAELCAESFCRGDLQLLGRCLSTYWRQKKCMAPGCEPLAVRRIMDTLEPHVHGQSLAGAGGGGYLYVLAKKPNQRDFLQNLLESTQGLERCSVHRVQVDTETVTVRLDQGM from the exons ATGGATGTGAACACGGACTGGACGGTTTTGGTTCTCACCTGTCAGCACAAGGACAGCGTCCAGGCTTTCCATAGAG AATTAGAGATCCGGCAGCGTCAGGGGATTCTTCCATCTGACACACTTATTCTGACTGTGGAAGACCCTCAGGCTCATGTGGGAAGTGGAGGGGCCACCCTGAATGCCCTCCTGGTGGCTGCAGAGCATCTGAGCGCCCGGGCTGGATACACG GTGGTTTCCTCTGATGTCCTCCAGGGCGCGCGGCTGCTCATCCTGCACACA GGTCGAGATTTCTTATTTGATGACTGTGGACGAGGTTTCACGGCTCTTCCTGTGGAGAATTCTCAGATGGCAGTGGACGCTGTCACCTGTAACGTGGACAGTCTGCTGAGCACACTGAGACACCAG CTGTGTCCCGACTCTCCTCCTGGTGTCTGGATCTGCAGTACGGACATGACCCTGACCCTTCAGTCGAAGCCAC AAATTAACTGGATGCAGTTTAGGGGGGCTCGTGTCATCTCGCTGCCGGGAACCCCAGAATATGCCAAGGACCACGGCGTGTACCTGGCAGATAAGCAG GGGATTGTGAGAAACATCGTTTACCGCGGCTCCAGCGAGCAGATCCGGGCCTGTCTCCTGGACGGTCAGCACGTTCCACTG GTGTCCGGCATCGTCTTCCTGTCCACAGAGACGGCGGAGCGTTTCCTCTGCGCTCTCGCTGCTGCTCCCCTGGACGGCTGCACATATCAGGGTGTGGACTCTGGCGCGGAGCCCCTGGAG GTGTCTCTGTTCCTGGACGTTCTGATGAGCATGTGTCATGATGTCAGCGAGGAGACGTTTCTGAGCGGCAGCCGTCACATCAACCAGAAGTTAAGAAACGCTCGCTCCGTCCTGTGGAAGGAGCTGCACGACCTCCCGCTGAGCCTGG TATACATCCCAGATGGCAGCTACGAGTATCTGTCCCTGCGTGCTCGAGATCACATCGCTAATCTGGTCAGAGCGGCCTCAGCAGGGGGCGACCGCAGCAAGATGGCGCACTCCTCGATTACG CATCCTGATCTGGTGGATGACGGAAGCTGCGTGATCAACAGCTGCCTGCGCGGAGAGGTGGCCGTGTCCCGGGGTAGCGTGATCCAGAACTGTCACCTACAG GGTCCGCTGAGTGTGGGCAGTGGGTGTCTCCTGACTGGGATTGATGACTCGGCTTCGTCAGCTCTTCAAGGCCATTACCTGAAGGACGTTATTCTCCAAGCACATCCCATCCGAGTCCAGTCTTTGCCACTGACTGTGTACAGCCTCCTGGGCACAGATGACCATCTGCAG CTCCCGGGTGAGGGCGGATCGCCCACGTTTCTCAATATGCCCTGGAGGGACTTCTTTGATATCACGGGGATCTG CGCGGACGACCTCTGGGGCTATGGGTGCAGCCAGGAGCGGAGCGTGTTATCTGCCCCCCTGTTCCCGGTCCTTCACCCCTCTCACAGCCTGGGGGTGGGAGACGTCTTGTGGTTCCTCAGTCCAAAGAACCAAAACACGCAGCGTCAACTTCAGCTGTGGCGCAGCTCCTGGCGCATGTCATGGCAGCAGATCCGGCAGCATCGTGACCAGGAGAGGACGCTACAGGCTCGCAGGGAGCTGTTCTTCAGCCAGGCCCAGGACAAGGTGCGGAGCGTTCTTTGTGGCAGGGAGGAGAGGAGTGTGATGCCCATCATCCGTGCGGCAGTGCTGGAGGGCACACACCACCAGCTGCTACACACCCTAGATACTG CTGCCACGACTGATGACGCTGGGGTTGCGGCCCGGACTCTCGCATGTGTGGCCGACCTCCTGGGCTGTATGGCTGGCAGGGAAGGAGGACTGAGGAGCGGACCAGCAGCTAACAAGGCCTGGGCTCCTGCCTACCGGCTGCTGGAAGAAGGCAACGTCACGCAAGGTGTGAAGATGCTGGCTGAAGAGCGGCAGCGGTGGCTGCACAG ACCTGCAATGTTGATCCGCGCTGCCCGACATTATGAAGGAGCGGAGCAGATCCTAATTCGCAGAGCGGTGATGTCTTCCTTCATGTTTGTATCTATTGATGATAAGGAGCTTCCACCTCAGGGCCGGTGGGTGACTGCAGAGTGTCCGGCGCGCATCGATATGTCTG GAGGCTGGAGCGACACTCCTCCCATCACATATGAGCATGGTGGGGCGGTGGTCAATGTGGCTGTGCTGGTGGATGGTAAAAGGCCAATTGGCGCCCGAGCTCGGCGGATACCGGAGCCCGTGCTGCGTCTGTACAGTAAGAGCGGCCCTGCAGGAGCAGAAATCCATCTGCAGCTGACTTGTGGGAACCTCGATGATCTGCAGGATTACTGCCAGCCACAGGCGCCAG GAGCATTACTGAAAGCCGCATTCATCTGCTCGGGGACGGTGGAGCTGACGAGCGACAAGTCCTTGTCTGAACAACTCGCTGTGCGCTATCGTGGCGGGTTTGAGCTGCAGACGTGGTCTGATCTTCCCCACGGATCCGGTCTGG GCACAAGCAGCATCCTTGCCGGGGCAGTAATGGCCGTGCTGTACGAGGCTTCTGGGCGGTCGGTGGATGCAGAATCcctgctccatgctgttctccatcTGGAGCAGGTGCTCACCACAG GTGGCGGCTGGCAGGACCAGGTTGGAGGACTGATTCCAGGAGTGAAGATCGGCCGCTCAGCTCCAGAACTTCCTCTCCATGTAAAAGTCGAGCGGCTTCAGGTACCTGATGGGTTTTTGGAGACGATAAACCAACATCTTCTGCTTGTGTACACGGGGAAGACGCGCCTGGCCCGCAACCTGCTGCAG GATGTGCTCCGCAACTGGTACGCTCGCCTCCCCGCCATCCTGCAGAACGTGGACGCCCTGGTGACCACGGCCGAGCTCTGTGCAGAGTCCTTCTGCAGGG GGGACTTGCAGCTGCTTGGACGCTGTCTCTCCACATACTGGCGCCAGAAGAAGTGCATGGCCCCCGGCTGTGAGCCCCTGGCAGTACGGCGGATAATGGACACGCTGGAGCCGCATGTGCACGGGCAGAGTCTGGCGGGGGCGGGCGGAGGCGGCTATCTCTACGTACTGGCcaagaagccaaaccagagagacttCCTGCAGAACTTGCTGGAGAGCACCCAG GGCCTGGAGAGATGTAGCGTCCACAGGGTACAAGTGGACACAGAGACCGTCACAGTCCGGCTGGATCAAGGCATGTGA
- the FCSK gene encoding L-fucose kinase isoform X3, with product MDVNTDWTVLVLTCQHKDSVQAFHRELEIRQRQGILPSDTLILTVEDPQAHVGSGGATLNALLVAAEHLSARAGYTVVSSDVLQGARLLILHTGRDFLFDDCGRGFTALPVENSQMAVDAVTCNVDSLLSTLRHQLCPDSPPGVWICSTDMTLTLQSKPQINWMQFRGARVISLPGTPEYAKDHGVYLADKQGIVRNIVYRGSSEQIRACLLDGQHVPLVSGIVFLSTETAERFLCALAAAPLDGCTYQGVDSGAEPLEVSLFLDVLMSMCHDVSEETFLSGSRHINQKLRNARSVLWKELHDLPLSLVYIPDGSYEYLSLRARDHIANLVRAASAGGDRSKMAHSSITGPLSVGSGCLLTGIDDSASSALQGHYLKDVILQAHPIRVQSLPLTVYSLLGTDDHLQLPGEGGSPTFLNMPWRDFFDITGICADDLWGYGCSQERSVLSAPLFPVLHPSHSLGVGDVLWFLSPKNQNTQRQLQLWRSSWRMSWQQIRQHRDQERTLQARRELFFSQAQDKVRSVLCGREERSVMPIIRAAVLEGTHHQLLHTLDTVAATTDDAGVAARTLACVADLLGCMAGREGGLRSGPAANKAWAPAYRLLEEGNVTQGVKMLAEERQRWLHRPAMLIRAARHYEGAEQILIRRAVMSSFMFVSIDDKELPPQGRWVTAECPARIDMSGGWSDTPPITYEHGGAVVNVAVLVDGKRPIGARARRIPEPVLRLYSKSGPAGAEIHLQLTCGNLDDLQDYCQPQAPGALLKAAFICSGTVELTSDKSLSEQLAVRYRGGFELQTWSDLPHGSGLGTSSILAGAVMAVLYEASGRSVDAESLLHAVLHLEQVLTTGGGWQDQVGGLIPGVKIGRSAPELPLHVKVERLQVPDGFLETINQHLLLVYTGKTRLARNLLQDVLRNWYARLPAILQNVDALVTTAELCAESFCRGDLQLLGRCLSTYWRQKKCMAPGCEPLAVRRIMDTLEPHVHGQSLAGAGGGGYLYVLAKKPNQRDFLQNLLESTQGLERCSVHRVQVDTETVTVRLDQGM from the exons ATGGATGTGAACACGGACTGGACGGTTTTGGTTCTCACCTGTCAGCACAAGGACAGCGTCCAGGCTTTCCATAGAG AATTAGAGATCCGGCAGCGTCAGGGGATTCTTCCATCTGACACACTTATTCTGACTGTGGAAGACCCTCAGGCTCATGTGGGAAGTGGAGGGGCCACCCTGAATGCCCTCCTGGTGGCTGCAGAGCATCTGAGCGCCCGGGCTGGATACACG GTGGTTTCCTCTGATGTCCTCCAGGGCGCGCGGCTGCTCATCCTGCACACA GGTCGAGATTTCTTATTTGATGACTGTGGACGAGGTTTCACGGCTCTTCCTGTGGAGAATTCTCAGATGGCAGTGGACGCTGTCACCTGTAACGTGGACAGTCTGCTGAGCACACTGAGACACCAG CTGTGTCCCGACTCTCCTCCTGGTGTCTGGATCTGCAGTACGGACATGACCCTGACCCTTCAGTCGAAGCCAC AAATTAACTGGATGCAGTTTAGGGGGGCTCGTGTCATCTCGCTGCCGGGAACCCCAGAATATGCCAAGGACCACGGCGTGTACCTGGCAGATAAGCAG GGGATTGTGAGAAACATCGTTTACCGCGGCTCCAGCGAGCAGATCCGGGCCTGTCTCCTGGACGGTCAGCACGTTCCACTG GTGTCCGGCATCGTCTTCCTGTCCACAGAGACGGCGGAGCGTTTCCTCTGCGCTCTCGCTGCTGCTCCCCTGGACGGCTGCACATATCAGGGTGTGGACTCTGGCGCGGAGCCCCTGGAG GTGTCTCTGTTCCTGGACGTTCTGATGAGCATGTGTCATGATGTCAGCGAGGAGACGTTTCTGAGCGGCAGCCGTCACATCAACCAGAAGTTAAGAAACGCTCGCTCCGTCCTGTGGAAGGAGCTGCACGACCTCCCGCTGAGCCTGG TATACATCCCAGATGGCAGCTACGAGTATCTGTCCCTGCGTGCTCGAGATCACATCGCTAATCTGGTCAGAGCGGCCTCAGCAGGGGGCGACCGCAGCAAGATGGCGCACTCCTCGATTACG GGTCCGCTGAGTGTGGGCAGTGGGTGTCTCCTGACTGGGATTGATGACTCGGCTTCGTCAGCTCTTCAAGGCCATTACCTGAAGGACGTTATTCTCCAAGCACATCCCATCCGAGTCCAGTCTTTGCCACTGACTGTGTACAGCCTCCTGGGCACAGATGACCATCTGCAG CTCCCGGGTGAGGGCGGATCGCCCACGTTTCTCAATATGCCCTGGAGGGACTTCTTTGATATCACGGGGATCTG CGCGGACGACCTCTGGGGCTATGGGTGCAGCCAGGAGCGGAGCGTGTTATCTGCCCCCCTGTTCCCGGTCCTTCACCCCTCTCACAGCCTGGGGGTGGGAGACGTCTTGTGGTTCCTCAGTCCAAAGAACCAAAACACGCAGCGTCAACTTCAGCTGTGGCGCAGCTCCTGGCGCATGTCATGGCAGCAGATCCGGCAGCATCGTGACCAGGAGAGGACGCTACAGGCTCGCAGGGAGCTGTTCTTCAGCCAGGCCCAGGACAAGGTGCGGAGCGTTCTTTGTGGCAGGGAGGAGAGGAGTGTGATGCCCATCATCCGTGCGGCAGTGCTGGAGGGCACACACCACCAGCTGCTACACACCCTAGATACTG TAGCTGCCACGACTGATGACGCTGGGGTTGCGGCCCGGACTCTCGCATGTGTGGCCGACCTCCTGGGCTGTATGGCTGGCAGGGAAGGAGGACTGAGGAGCGGACCAGCAGCTAACAAGGCCTGGGCTCCTGCCTACCGGCTGCTGGAAGAAGGCAACGTCACGCAAGGTGTGAAGATGCTGGCTGAAGAGCGGCAGCGGTGGCTGCACAG ACCTGCAATGTTGATCCGCGCTGCCCGACATTATGAAGGAGCGGAGCAGATCCTAATTCGCAGAGCGGTGATGTCTTCCTTCATGTTTGTATCTATTGATGATAAGGAGCTTCCACCTCAGGGCCGGTGGGTGACTGCAGAGTGTCCGGCGCGCATCGATATGTCTG GAGGCTGGAGCGACACTCCTCCCATCACATATGAGCATGGTGGGGCGGTGGTCAATGTGGCTGTGCTGGTGGATGGTAAAAGGCCAATTGGCGCCCGAGCTCGGCGGATACCGGAGCCCGTGCTGCGTCTGTACAGTAAGAGCGGCCCTGCAGGAGCAGAAATCCATCTGCAGCTGACTTGTGGGAACCTCGATGATCTGCAGGATTACTGCCAGCCACAGGCGCCAG GAGCATTACTGAAAGCCGCATTCATCTGCTCGGGGACGGTGGAGCTGACGAGCGACAAGTCCTTGTCTGAACAACTCGCTGTGCGCTATCGTGGCGGGTTTGAGCTGCAGACGTGGTCTGATCTTCCCCACGGATCCGGTCTGG GCACAAGCAGCATCCTTGCCGGGGCAGTAATGGCCGTGCTGTACGAGGCTTCTGGGCGGTCGGTGGATGCAGAATCcctgctccatgctgttctccatcTGGAGCAGGTGCTCACCACAG GTGGCGGCTGGCAGGACCAGGTTGGAGGACTGATTCCAGGAGTGAAGATCGGCCGCTCAGCTCCAGAACTTCCTCTCCATGTAAAAGTCGAGCGGCTTCAGGTACCTGATGGGTTTTTGGAGACGATAAACCAACATCTTCTGCTTGTGTACACGGGGAAGACGCGCCTGGCCCGCAACCTGCTGCAG GATGTGCTCCGCAACTGGTACGCTCGCCTCCCCGCCATCCTGCAGAACGTGGACGCCCTGGTGACCACGGCCGAGCTCTGTGCAGAGTCCTTCTGCAGGG GGGACTTGCAGCTGCTTGGACGCTGTCTCTCCACATACTGGCGCCAGAAGAAGTGCATGGCCCCCGGCTGTGAGCCCCTGGCAGTACGGCGGATAATGGACACGCTGGAGCCGCATGTGCACGGGCAGAGTCTGGCGGGGGCGGGCGGAGGCGGCTATCTCTACGTACTGGCcaagaagccaaaccagagagacttCCTGCAGAACTTGCTGGAGAGCACCCAG GGCCTGGAGAGATGTAGCGTCCACAGGGTACAAGTGGACACAGAGACCGTCACAGTCCGGCTGGATCAAGGCATGTGA